The genomic stretch CTTGAGAAGCGTCGTTTCCGCCTGCAGGTCGAAGGGGCCGCGACCGGACAACAATTTGATATCGGGCGGCAGCGCGACGTCGCCGGGCGGGTCGATGGTGCGCGCAATGTAATGATGATGAGGGCGCCTTGCGAAGGCGCCAAGCTCCAGGCGGCCCAGCGTCAAGAAAACCCGGCGGGGGTTCGGCCCAAGCGCGTCGGCGGCGGCTTCGGCGCTCGCGACGGGAAGCCAGCTGTCCCCCGGCTGGGGTTCCCAGGCAGGGCGTACGATCGAAGCGAGCGGGATCGCAAGTCGTGCGCAGGCGGCCACGACGTTGGACGAGATTTGATCGGCGTAGGGATGCGTCGCGTCAATGACCACTTCCGTTGCGTTCTGCTTCAGCCACGCCACCAGACCGTCAGAGCCGCCGAAGCCGCCGATCCGCGTTGGAACGGGCTGCGTTTTGGGGCTCGAGGTGCGCCCGGCAAGGGAAAGGGTGACCTCAAAACGCGGGTCGGCCGCAAGCAGGCGCGTCAGCTCCGAGGCCTCCGTTGTTCCTCCGAGGACGAGAACGCGCATCGAGGCTATTTCCATGAGTGCTGAGTCCGCAACCTGCACGGAGAAGCGCTGGCTGTCTATCATCGGCATTGGCGAGGACGGCGTGGAGGGGCTGTGCTCCGTGGCGCGGCAGTTGATCGGGTCGGCGGAACTGGTCGTCGGCGGCGCGCGCCATCTGGAACTCGCGGGTGATCTTATCCGCGGCCGGCGTCTTGCCTGGCCCAGTCCCATGAGCGATGCGTTTGGCGAGATCAAGCGGTATCGCGGGCGTTCCGTCGCGGTTCTCGCAAGCGGTGACCCCTTCTATTTCGGCGTTGGCAAGCAACTCGCGGCATTTGTCCCAGCTGAGGAGTTCGTTTGCCTGCCGCAACCATCCGCCTTCAGTCTTGCCGCAGCGAGAATGGGTTGGTCGTTGCAGGACGTTTCGCTTGTTACGCTGCATGGCCGCGCGCTCGAGGGCATCATTCGACACCTGCAGCGCGGCGCACGCATCCTGGCGCTGTCCTGGGACGGCGCGACACCTGGGCACCTTGCCGGGTTTCTCGACGCGCGTGGCATGGGGCGATCGCGGGTCACGGTGCTGGAGGCGATGGGGGGCCCTCGCGAGCGGATACGTCACGCGACTGCATCGCATTTTGAGATCGAGGAAATTCTCCCACTCAATACGATCGCCATCGAGGTGATCGCGGAACCGGAGGCTGCGTTTATTGCCCTCGCATCCGGCCTTGACGACGCGTTCTTTGAGCATGACGGCCAGCTGACAAAGCGCGAAATTCGCGCCGTGACCCTTTCGTCGCTGGAACCGCGACATGGCGAACTGCTCTGGGATGTCGGGCTCGGTGC from Bradyrhizobium sp. Ash2021 encodes the following:
- a CDS encoding cobalt-precorrin-6A reductase, producing the protein MRVLVLGGTTEASELTRLLAADPRFEVTLSLAGRTSSPKTQPVPTRIGGFGGSDGLVAWLKQNATEVVIDATHPYADQISSNVVAACARLAIPLASIVRPAWEPQPGDSWLPVASAEAAADALGPNPRRVFLTLGRLELGAFARRPHHHYIARTIDPPGDVALPPDIKLLSGRGPFDLQAETTLLKQVKVDVLVSKNSGGTATYAKIEAARHLGIPVVMIGRPLKLRGHAVENAEAAMIWLEQGLAHRTTSCSARGV
- the cbiE gene encoding precorrin-6y C5,15-methyltransferase (decarboxylating) subunit CbiE → MSAESATCTEKRWLSIIGIGEDGVEGLCSVARQLIGSAELVVGGARHLELAGDLIRGRRLAWPSPMSDAFGEIKRYRGRSVAVLASGDPFYFGVGKQLAAFVPAEEFVCLPQPSAFSLAAARMGWSLQDVSLVTLHGRALEGIIRHLQRGARILALSWDGATPGHLAGFLDARGMGRSRVTVLEAMGGPRERIRHATASHFEIEEILPLNTIAIEVIAEPEAAFIALASGLDDAFFEHDGQLTKREIRAVTLSSLEPRHGELLWDVGLGAGSIAIEWLLRHSSLSAIGIEARSDRADRAARNAAVLGVPELQIVQGRAPEALAGLARPDAVFVGGGMMDDGVFEAVWAALKPRGRLVANAVSLETEARLTDYFGRFGGELIRLQVARADTVGAMSGWRPAMPVTQWRVRKP